One segment of Haloplanus natans DSM 17983 DNA contains the following:
- a CDS encoding succinylglutamate desuccinylase/aspartoacylase family protein, with the protein MSDDQPRPFRIDADIDPGEKRQFRFEVSKTYLGDPVEIPVTVVNGEGDGPRICLTAALHGDELNGVKVLQEVADRYRPGDIHGTLVCLHVVNVPGYQAQQRYLPIYDQDLNRSFPGKERSNTAERIAHAVYHRFVSQCDLGLDFHTSTRNRTTMYHARADIGSPETERLAAAFGTNVILSGEGDAGSLRAVASRNGVPTITVEMGKAHRFQPGLIEKALSGVENVLAEYGVYPEGTVTEPSWRTVMGPNEEKRWLRADTGGLVEMQWGPNPLVHEGDAICTISDHFKDRERVVEAPFTGLIVGVLENPVALPGHPICHLVRISSETREEIEHEISRGEFDGYRSYGQRWMADEEDAE; encoded by the coding sequence ATGTCCGACGACCAGCCACGCCCGTTCCGGATCGACGCCGACATCGACCCCGGTGAGAAACGGCAGTTCCGGTTCGAAGTGAGCAAGACGTATCTCGGCGACCCCGTCGAGATTCCCGTGACGGTCGTCAACGGCGAGGGGGACGGCCCCCGTATCTGCCTGACTGCGGCGCTCCACGGCGACGAACTCAACGGCGTCAAGGTACTCCAAGAAGTCGCCGACCGCTACCGGCCGGGGGACATCCACGGGACGCTGGTCTGTCTCCACGTCGTGAACGTTCCCGGCTACCAGGCCCAACAACGGTATCTCCCCATCTACGATCAGGATCTCAACCGCTCGTTCCCGGGGAAAGAACGGTCGAACACGGCCGAACGTATCGCTCATGCGGTGTATCACCGATTCGTGAGCCAGTGTGACCTCGGCCTCGACTTCCACACCTCGACCAGAAACCGGACCACCATGTATCACGCCCGCGCCGACATCGGAAGCCCCGAAACCGAGCGCCTCGCCGCGGCGTTCGGGACGAACGTGATCCTCTCCGGAGAGGGTGACGCCGGATCGCTCCGCGCCGTCGCCTCCCGAAACGGTGTCCCGACGATCACCGTCGAGATGGGGAAGGCACACCGCTTCCAACCCGGCCTGATCGAGAAGGCACTGAGCGGCGTCGAGAACGTTCTCGCAGAGTACGGCGTCTATCCCGAGGGGACGGTGACCGAACCGTCCTGGCGGACGGTCATGGGACCGAACGAGGAGAAACGGTGGCTCCGTGCCGACACGGGCGGCCTCGTCGAGATGCAGTGGGGACCCAATCCCCTCGTTCACGAGGGAGACGCGATCTGTACGATTTCGGATCATTTCAAGGATCGAGAACGCGTCGTCGAAGCCCCCTTCACCGGCCTCATCGTCGGCGTCCTCGAGAATCCCGTCGCCCTGCCCGGCCATCCCATCTGCCATCTCGTCCGGATCAGCAGCGAGACACGCGAGGAGATCGAGCACGAGATTTCCCGCGGGGAGTTCGACGGCTACCGGTCGTACGGACAACGGTGGATGGCCGACGAGGAGGACGCGGAGTGA
- a CDS encoding SWIM zinc finger family protein — MSMDLDKAKIREACTDAVFERGRNYRDERRIRRIERFGGVVTAAVRGSSLYDVTVELGENTIDARCTCPYEGAGECKHVVAVLLDVVADPPQDESERVDGVIEDVPPDDLRAFVRDALAENPDLREQFLARFGDSGKSVEEYRDEIQESFDQHTQHYPVVTEAIDFSHFFEVAERYRGRERYRAAAITYRALFEGIDDNYTRIDAAYGRYTKSLQSALDGYVECVLAADPDQDEFEKYRGVLEDQATSKPPSNTERSTTSKSDDDGRVPAQ; from the coding sequence ATGAGCATGGATCTCGACAAGGCAAAAATTCGGGAGGCCTGTACCGACGCGGTGTTCGAGCGCGGGCGGAACTACCGAGACGAAAGACGCATTCGGCGAATCGAACGGTTTGGCGGCGTGGTCACAGCCGCGGTTCGGGGGTCAAGTCTGTACGACGTGACCGTCGAACTGGGCGAGAATACCATCGATGCGCGGTGTACGTGTCCCTACGAGGGGGCGGGCGAGTGCAAACACGTTGTCGCGGTGCTGCTGGATGTCGTCGCCGATCCGCCCCAAGACGAGAGCGAACGCGTCGACGGGGTGATCGAAGATGTCCCACCCGACGACCTGCGTGCGTTCGTGCGGGACGCACTCGCCGAGAACCCGGACCTGCGTGAGCAGTTTCTCGCCCGTTTCGGCGACAGCGGCAAGTCGGTAGAGGAGTATCGTGACGAAATCCAAGAGTCGTTCGACCAGCACACACAGCACTATCCAGTCGTCACGGAGGCAATCGACTTCTCACACTTCTTCGAAGTAGCCGAGCGGTACCGCGGGCGCGAGCGCTACCGGGCGGCTGCGATCACCTACCGTGCACTGTTCGAGGGAATCGACGACAACTACACCCGCATCGACGCCGCATACGGCCGCTACACCAAATCCTTGCAGTCCGCCCTCGACGGCTACGTCGAGTGCGTGCTCGCGGCCGACCCTGACCAAGACGAGTTCGAGAAGTACAGAGGTGTGTTAGAAGACCAAGCGACATCGAAACCGCCATCGAATACCGAGCGATCGACGACCTCGAAGAGCGACGATGACGGTCGAGTACCCGCCCAGTGA